The following proteins are co-located in the Silene latifolia isolate original U9 population chromosome 1, ASM4854445v1, whole genome shotgun sequence genome:
- the LOC141658249 gene encoding uncharacterized protein LOC141658249, with product MLDWGPILIGVLLFIILSPGLLFQLPGNDRHVEFGSFKTNPKAVIIHTLIFFAAFTIFIMAIGVHIY from the coding sequence ATGCTGGATTGGGGGCCAATTCTGATTGGGGTATTGCTCTTCATTATACTCTCCCCGGGTTTACTGTTCCAATTGCCAGGAAATGACCGCCATGTCGAATTTGGAAGCTTCAAAACAAACCCCAAGGCCGTCATCATCCACACCCTCATCTTCTTTGCTGCCTTCACCATATTCATTATGGCCATTGGTGTCCACATTTACTAG